A genomic stretch from Thermomonospora umbrina includes:
- a CDS encoding RtcB family protein codes for MPYETLRGGRVPIRMWTDPATVEEAALDQLRNVADLPWVEGVAVMPDVHYGKGATVGSVIAMRDAVAPAAVGVDIGCGMTAVRSSLTVEDLPDDLSRLRAKLERAIPVGRGSHDTPVDPAGVPGFKERGWYDFWKGFDELLPAVRGRFGRARSQMGTLGSGNHFLEVCADDEGAIWIVLHSGSRNIGKELADHHIEAARRLPHNQDLPDRDLAVFLSGTDEMEAYRRDLFWAQDYARRNRALMMALSQNVVARYFAGHKIKWTDHISCHHNYVAEEVYGGAELLVTRKGAIRAGGGDLGIIPGSMATGTYIVRGLGNDDAFNSASHGAGRRMSRNKAKKTFTLEDLQTQTEGVECRKDAGVIDEIPGAYKDLESVMAAQSDLVRVEARLRQLICVKG; via the coding sequence ATGCCGTACGAGACCCTGCGGGGCGGCCGTGTTCCGATCCGCATGTGGACGGACCCGGCGACCGTCGAGGAGGCGGCGCTCGACCAACTGCGCAACGTGGCGGACCTGCCGTGGGTGGAGGGTGTCGCGGTGATGCCCGACGTCCACTACGGCAAGGGCGCCACCGTCGGCTCGGTGATCGCGATGCGCGACGCCGTGGCACCCGCCGCCGTCGGCGTGGACATCGGCTGCGGCATGACGGCGGTGCGCTCCAGCCTGACGGTCGAGGACCTCCCCGACGACCTGAGCCGCCTGCGCGCCAAGCTGGAGAGGGCGATCCCGGTCGGTCGCGGCTCCCACGACACCCCGGTGGACCCGGCGGGCGTCCCCGGCTTCAAGGAGCGCGGCTGGTACGACTTCTGGAAGGGCTTCGACGAGCTGCTCCCGGCCGTCCGGGGCCGGTTCGGTCGGGCCCGGTCGCAGATGGGGACGCTCGGGAGCGGCAACCACTTCCTGGAGGTGTGCGCCGACGACGAGGGGGCGATCTGGATCGTCCTGCACTCCGGCTCGCGCAACATCGGCAAGGAGCTGGCGGACCACCACATCGAGGCCGCCCGGAGGCTGCCGCACAACCAGGACCTGCCCGACCGCGACCTGGCGGTGTTCCTGAGCGGCACCGACGAGATGGAGGCGTACCGCCGGGACCTGTTCTGGGCGCAGGACTACGCGCGGCGCAACCGGGCGCTCATGATGGCGCTCTCCCAGAACGTGGTCGCCCGGTACTTCGCCGGCCACAAGATCAAGTGGACCGACCACATCTCGTGCCACCACAACTACGTGGCCGAGGAGGTCTACGGCGGGGCCGAGCTGCTGGTCACCCGCAAGGGCGCGATCCGCGCGGGCGGCGGCGACCTGGGCATCATCCCGGGTTCGATGGCGACCGGCACGTACATCGTGCGCGGCCTCGGCAACGACGACGCCTTCAACTCCGCCTCGCACGGGGCGGGCCGGAGGATGAGCCGGAACAAGGCCAAGAAGACCTTCACCCTGGAGGACCTGCAGACGCAGACCGAGGGTGTGGAGTGCCGCAAGGACGCCGGGGTGATCGACGAGATCCCGGGCGCCTACAAGGACCTGGAGTCGGTCATGGCCGCGCAGTCCGACCTGGTCCGGGTCGAGGCGCGCCTCCGCCAGCTCATCTGCGTGAAGGGCTGA